One genomic segment of Agromyces intestinalis includes these proteins:
- a CDS encoding SDR family oxidoreductase translates to MRIVVVGATGTIGRGIVPALVDAGHEAVAASRATGVDAFTGAGLVEAVSGADAVVDVLRPASDQVAGDEVREFFARSTENLLAAERSAGVAHHVALSVVGCDRVPESGFLHAKFAQEQVIRASGRPFTIVRATQFFEFVAHIVDTLAIDGAVRVPPGRQQPMAAADVAAAVARISQGDPVDGTIEIAGPEAFAMVDLVRRVQAWRRDLRPVVADPAARYFGTTLTGPELLPGPDAQLSSTTFDAWLAEHPPG, encoded by the coding sequence GTGAGGATCGTCGTCGTCGGAGCCACGGGCACGATCGGGCGGGGCATCGTGCCCGCACTCGTCGATGCCGGGCACGAGGCCGTCGCAGCGTCCCGCGCGACGGGGGTCGACGCGTTCACCGGTGCCGGACTCGTGGAGGCGGTCTCGGGTGCCGATGCGGTCGTCGACGTGCTGCGGCCGGCATCGGATCAGGTCGCGGGCGACGAGGTGCGCGAGTTCTTCGCCCGGTCGACCGAGAACCTGCTCGCTGCCGAGCGGTCGGCCGGCGTCGCGCACCACGTCGCCCTCTCGGTCGTCGGCTGCGACCGGGTGCCCGAGAGCGGGTTCCTGCACGCGAAGTTCGCGCAGGAGCAGGTCATCCGCGCGTCGGGCCGGCCGTTCACGATCGTGCGTGCGACGCAGTTCTTCGAGTTCGTGGCGCACATCGTCGACACGCTCGCGATCGACGGCGCGGTGCGGGTTCCGCCCGGCAGGCAGCAGCCGATGGCCGCGGCGGATGTCGCGGCGGCCGTCGCGCGCATCAGCCAGGGCGACCCGGTGGACGGCACGATCGAGATCGCCGGCCCCGAGGCGTTCGCGATGGTCGACCTGGTGCGCCGCGTGCAGGCATGGCGTCGAGACCTCCGGCCCGTGGTCGCCGATCCCGCGGCCCGCTACTTCGGCACCACGCTCACCGGCCCCGAGCTGCTGCCCGGGCCCGACGCGCAGCTCTCGTCGACCACGTTCGACGCGTGGCTGGCGGAGCACCCGCCCGGCTGA
- a CDS encoding recombinase family protein produces the protein MTETMDASQHAPHAAGDCPECFVELQRDGEWWKARPVGSRFVGLVVARDDMPSVVEQRDDLARFGVAILDFRHPAPEARETWGQRLERLVATLKSGDVLVVANRHALGRTTEEETRTITALRDRGIVVKVLSHGAPHLADAGR, from the coding sequence GTGACAGAGACGATGGATGCCTCGCAGCACGCGCCGCACGCGGCCGGCGACTGCCCCGAGTGCTTCGTCGAGCTGCAGCGCGACGGCGAGTGGTGGAAGGCACGCCCGGTGGGCTCGCGGTTCGTGGGGCTCGTGGTGGCGCGCGACGACATGCCCTCGGTGGTCGAGCAGCGCGACGACCTCGCCCGGTTCGGCGTGGCGATCCTCGACTTCCGGCACCCGGCGCCCGAGGCCCGCGAGACCTGGGGCCAGCGACTCGAACGACTGGTCGCCACGCTGAAGTCGGGCGACGTGCTCGTCGTCGCGAACCGGCACGCCCTCGGTCGCACCACCGAGGAGGAGACGCGCACGATCACCGCGCTGCGCGATCGCGGCATCGTGGTCAAGGTGTTGAGCCACGGCGCCCCGCACCTCGCCGACGCCGGGCGCTGA
- the ectB gene encoding diaminobutyrate--2-oxoglutarate transaminase: MSSETAAATASATSLDVFNRRESEVRGYVRAFPTVFDRATGSTLVDADGREYLDFFAGAGVLNYGHNNPAFTAALVEYLERGGIIHGLDMATSAKKAFIEAFERFILEPRGLAHKLQFTGPTGANAVEAALKIARTATGRATVVAFTNAFHGLSLGSLAATGNSHYRGAAGVGLDDVARLPYDGYLGPDVDTLDLFEKMLDDAGSGLDLPAAVIVEAVQGEGGINVASASWLQRLRRITEERGILLILDEIQAGVGRTGAFFAFEESGIVPDLVTVSKSISGSGLPMSLLLLRPEVDVWKPGQHTGTFRGNNLAFVSARVALETYWADDAFMRQVAAKSALLRGELEQIAAEHPEQGFTVRGRGLFQGLVCDGDRTLASRVSKEAFTRGLVIETSGAFDEVLKFLPALTITDDELRRGLAIVRESLAAVLAG; this comes from the coding sequence ATGAGCAGCGAAACCGCCGCCGCCACCGCGAGCGCCACCAGCCTCGACGTCTTCAACCGTCGCGAGTCCGAGGTGCGCGGGTACGTCCGCGCCTTCCCGACCGTGTTCGACCGCGCCACCGGGTCGACCCTCGTCGACGCCGACGGGCGCGAGTACCTCGACTTCTTCGCCGGGGCGGGCGTGCTCAACTACGGACACAACAACCCGGCGTTCACGGCCGCGCTCGTCGAGTACCTCGAGCGGGGCGGCATCATCCACGGGCTCGACATGGCCACCTCGGCCAAGAAGGCGTTCATCGAGGCCTTCGAGCGGTTCATCCTCGAACCCCGCGGCCTCGCCCACAAGCTGCAGTTCACCGGGCCGACCGGCGCGAACGCGGTCGAGGCGGCGCTGAAGATCGCGCGCACCGCGACCGGCCGGGCGACCGTCGTCGCGTTCACGAACGCGTTCCACGGCCTCAGCCTCGGCTCGCTCGCCGCGACCGGCAACAGCCACTACCGGGGCGCGGCCGGCGTCGGCCTCGACGACGTCGCCCGTCTGCCCTACGACGGCTACCTCGGCCCCGACGTCGACACCCTCGACCTGTTCGAGAAGATGCTCGACGACGCAGGCTCGGGCCTCGACCTGCCCGCGGCCGTCATCGTCGAGGCGGTGCAGGGCGAGGGCGGCATCAACGTCGCGAGCGCGTCGTGGCTGCAGCGCCTGCGCCGCATCACCGAGGAGCGGGGCATTCTGCTCATCCTCGACGAGATCCAGGCCGGCGTCGGCCGCACGGGCGCGTTCTTCGCGTTCGAGGAGTCGGGCATCGTGCCCGACCTGGTCACCGTCTCGAAGTCGATCTCGGGTTCGGGCCTGCCGATGTCGCTGCTGCTGCTGCGCCCCGAGGTCGACGTGTGGAAGCCGGGCCAGCACACCGGCACGTTCCGCGGCAACAACCTCGCGTTCGTGTCGGCGCGCGTCGCGCTCGAGACCTACTGGGCCGACGACGCGTTCATGCGGCAGGTCGCCGCGAAGTCGGCCCTGCTGCGCGGCGAGCTCGAGCAGATCGCCGCCGAGCACCCCGAGCAGGGCTTCACAGTGCGCGGGCGGGGCCTCTTCCAGGGCCTGGTCTGCGACGGCGACCGCACGCTCGCGAGCCGCGTCTCGAAGGAGGCGTTCACGCGCGGCCTCGTCATCGAGACCTCGGGCGCGTTCGACGAGGTGCTGAAGTTCCTGCCGGCCCTCACGATCACCGACGATGAGCTGCGCCGGGGTCTCGCGATCGTGCGCGAGAGCCTCGCGGCGGTGCTCGCCGGGTAG
- the solA gene encoding N-methyl-L-tryptophan oxidase yields MPRADGFDADVAVIGLGAVGSSAAWRLAARGLDVIGFEQFEPGHPWGGSTGQTRLFRVACLEHPGLTPIARRARDLWRELEASARVPLFLETGGIMIGPPDSHLITGTLAAAAAHHLPVERLNAEGIARRSPANARIDAGDVGVWDPEAGILRPEAAIVAAVDAARAAGARIRTGVRVVAIEPDDEGVTVTVDDPDAAGLRVRQVAVTAGPWIGRFVPDMPLTPHRVVMTWFRARAGHRADLGVLPVFIRSVPGHDTWIWGHGASDASGSSEFASFDAKVGPEFDGPFASDDPDAIDRVVHPGETDEIAALVAATFPDLEPEPSGATTCIMMHTPDGQFVVGPTAHPRVFVGGGCSGHSFKHASALGELVAQAVAGEEPFTEAGFLDPRRFAG; encoded by the coding sequence ATGCCCCGTGCCGACGGGTTCGACGCCGACGTCGCCGTGATCGGGCTCGGCGCGGTCGGGTCGAGCGCCGCGTGGCGGCTCGCCGCGCGCGGGCTCGACGTGATCGGGTTCGAGCAGTTCGAGCCGGGGCACCCGTGGGGCGGGTCGACGGGGCAGACCCGGTTGTTCCGCGTCGCGTGCCTCGAGCACCCGGGCCTCACTCCGATCGCGCGGCGGGCGCGCGACCTGTGGCGCGAGCTCGAGGCATCCGCTCGGGTTCCGCTGTTCCTCGAGACCGGCGGCATCATGATCGGCCCGCCCGACTCGCACCTGATCACCGGCACCCTTGCCGCCGCCGCGGCGCACCACCTGCCCGTCGAGCGGCTCAACGCCGAGGGCATCGCGCGCCGGTCGCCCGCGAACGCGCGGATCGACGCGGGCGACGTCGGCGTGTGGGACCCCGAAGCCGGCATCCTGCGCCCCGAGGCGGCGATCGTCGCCGCCGTCGATGCGGCGCGCGCGGCGGGCGCGCGCATCCGCACGGGCGTGCGCGTGGTCGCGATCGAGCCCGACGACGAGGGGGTGACGGTCACGGTCGACGATCCGGATGCCGCGGGCCTGCGCGTGCGGCAGGTCGCCGTGACGGCGGGACCGTGGATCGGCCGGTTCGTGCCCGACATGCCGCTGACGCCGCACCGGGTCGTCATGACGTGGTTCCGCGCTCGCGCGGGGCACCGCGCCGATCTCGGGGTACTGCCGGTGTTCATCCGCAGCGTGCCCGGACACGACACGTGGATCTGGGGCCACGGGGCATCCGACGCATCCGGCTCGTCGGAGTTCGCGAGCTTCGACGCGAAGGTGGGCCCCGAATTCGACGGGCCGTTCGCGAGCGACGACCCCGACGCGATCGACCGGGTCGTGCACCCGGGCGAGACCGATGAGATCGCTGCGCTCGTCGCCGCGACCTTCCCCGACCTCGAGCCCGAGCCGTCGGGCGCGACGACCTGCATCATGATGCACACGCCCGATGGGCAGTTCGTCGTCGGACCGACCGCGCATCCGCGCGTGTTCGTCGGCGGAGGGTGCTCGGGGCACTCGTTCAAGCACGCGTCGGCGCTCGGCGAGCTCGTGGCGCAAGCGGTGGCCGGCGAGGAGCCGTTCACCGAGGCGGGGTTCCTCGACCCGCGGCGCTTCGCGGGCTGA
- a CDS encoding sucrase ferredoxin: MTLDAEHWAPCSDRARERGDPLAGTAPRGIRWFLLEVATSWGPNALLDAPFDRAIGRALVRRVEAAGMRILAIRRTGRRAPPPVQRWAIVDSRPGLESIVWGETADVSGLLDVPLDGSTGTPSEEPIYAVCAHGRHDRCCAVRGRRVATALAAARPEQTWECSHLGGDRFAGTMVVFPHGLYYGYADDSPDDGEPTPLRIADAFEEGRVVPEHLRGRSSLTHAVQAAQHYARREFGDDRIAAYPPLDEAVTDDGWRVRLGLGNGGAVVVDLVDEPSPPLLSTCAATRLVRVRQYALHALRVEPAPLVE; the protein is encoded by the coding sequence GTGACCCTCGACGCCGAGCACTGGGCGCCCTGCAGCGACCGGGCCCGCGAGCGCGGCGACCCGCTCGCGGGCACCGCGCCGCGGGGCATCCGGTGGTTCCTGCTCGAGGTGGCGACGAGCTGGGGGCCGAATGCGCTGCTCGACGCGCCGTTCGACCGTGCGATCGGGCGCGCCCTGGTGCGCCGTGTCGAGGCGGCCGGGATGCGGATCCTCGCGATCCGCCGCACCGGGCGGCGCGCGCCGCCGCCCGTGCAGCGATGGGCGATCGTCGACTCCCGCCCCGGACTCGAGTCGATCGTCTGGGGCGAGACGGCGGATGTCTCGGGGCTGCTCGACGTGCCGCTCGACGGATCGACGGGCACACCCTCTGAAGAGCCGATCTACGCGGTCTGCGCGCACGGCCGGCACGACCGCTGCTGCGCGGTGCGCGGGCGCCGGGTCGCGACGGCACTCGCCGCCGCCCGACCCGAGCAGACCTGGGAGTGCTCGCACCTCGGCGGCGATCGGTTCGCCGGCACGATGGTCGTGTTCCCGCACGGGCTGTACTACGGGTACGCCGACGACTCTCCCGACGACGGCGAGCCGACGCCGCTGCGCATCGCCGACGCGTTCGAGGAAGGTCGCGTCGTGCCCGAGCATCTGCGCGGACGCAGCTCGCTGACCCATGCCGTGCAGGCGGCGCAGCACTACGCACGCCGGGAGTTCGGCGACGATCGCATCGCGGCGTACCCGCCGCTCGACGAGGCGGTCACCGACGACGGCTGGCGGGTGCGGCTCGGGCTCGGCAACGGGGGTGCCGTCGTGGTCGACCTCGTCGACGAGCCGTCGCCCCCGCTGCTGTCGACGTGCGCCGCGACCCGGCTCGTGCGGGTGCGGCAGTACGCGCTCCACGCCCTGCGCGTGGAGCCCGCCCCGCTGGTCGAGTAG
- a CDS encoding cupin domain-containing protein: MAGELRGPGDRPALSRCISVASDRFATEFWSRDALHSRADELAGPDGFADLFSADAVDELVTRRGVRTPFMRMAKEGEVLPASAYTASGGFGAEVGDQVASDRVFARFADGATIVLQGLHRLWPPLIEFTRQLVDDLGHPVQVNAYVTPPGSQGFDPHYDTHDVFVLQIAGEKHWRIHRPVHVDPLASQPWSGHREAVARAALEEPVIDAVFRPGDALYLPRGWIHSAVAGGDETSVHLTIGVSAYTHADVVQALVARVGDSERLRASLPLGVDFDDAEQMAGIVRDTVDALVELVQRPDASATASALAQRFDRDIRPEPLAPLATLAALATLDATAVVRLRDALRVRMESQDDRVRLVTRETALSLPIEAEPAVRRIVAGEPVRVGDLPGLDAESAVVVARRLVRERIAVIETSE; the protein is encoded by the coding sequence ATGGCGGGTGAGCTGCGCGGGCCGGGCGACCGGCCCGCGCTCTCGCGCTGCATCAGCGTGGCATCCGACCGGTTCGCGACCGAGTTCTGGTCGCGCGACGCGCTGCACTCACGGGCCGACGAACTCGCCGGGCCCGACGGGTTCGCCGACCTGTTCTCGGCCGACGCGGTCGACGAACTCGTCACCCGCCGCGGGGTGCGCACCCCGTTCATGCGCATGGCGAAGGAGGGCGAGGTGCTGCCGGCCTCGGCGTACACGGCGTCGGGCGGGTTCGGGGCCGAGGTGGGCGACCAGGTCGCGAGCGACCGGGTGTTCGCGCGGTTCGCCGATGGTGCGACGATCGTGCTGCAGGGACTGCACCGGCTCTGGCCGCCGCTCATCGAGTTCACCCGGCAGCTCGTCGACGACCTGGGGCATCCGGTGCAGGTGAACGCGTACGTCACCCCGCCGGGTTCGCAGGGGTTCGACCCGCACTATGACACCCACGACGTGTTCGTGCTGCAGATCGCGGGTGAGAAGCACTGGCGGATCCACCGGCCGGTGCACGTCGACCCGCTCGCCTCGCAGCCGTGGAGCGGCCATCGCGAGGCGGTCGCGCGTGCGGCGCTCGAGGAGCCGGTGATCGACGCCGTGTTCCGGCCCGGCGACGCGCTGTACCTGCCGCGCGGCTGGATCCACTCGGCCGTCGCCGGCGGCGACGAGACGAGCGTGCACCTCACGATCGGCGTTTCGGCGTACACGCACGCCGACGTGGTGCAGGCGCTCGTGGCGCGGGTCGGCGATAGCGAGCGGTTGCGTGCGTCGCTGCCGCTCGGCGTCGACTTCGACGATGCCGAGCAGATGGCCGGCATCGTGCGCGACACGGTCGACGCGCTCGTCGAACTCGTGCAGCGACCGGATGCCTCGGCCACGGCGTCGGCACTCGCGCAGCGGTTCGACCGCGACATCCGCCCCGAACCCCTCGCCCCGCTCGCGACGCTCGCCGCGCTCGCGACGCTCGACGCGACCGCCGTGGTTCGTCTTCGCGACGCGCTGCGCGTCCGCATGGAGTCGCAGGATGACCGGGTGCGGCTCGTGACCCGTGAGACCGCGCTCTCGCTGCCCATCGAGGCCGAGCCCGCGGTGCGTCGCATCGTCGCGGGCGAGCCGGTGCGGGTCGGCGACCTGCCCGGTCTCGACGCCGAGAGCGCGGTGGTCGTGGCGCGTCGTCTCGTGCGCGAGCGCATCGCGGTGATCGAGACGTCCGAGTAG
- a CDS encoding BatC protein, with protein sequence MSISDDDITNEPGDGGEGVADGGANPQGHDGGADGSAAAGEGTADGGANPGGHDGGADGSAGAGEGTADGGANPGGHDGGADGSA encoded by the coding sequence ATGTCGATCAGCGATGACGACATCACGAACGAGCCGGGCGACGGCGGCGAGGGCGTGGCCGACGGCGGGGCGAACCCGCAGGGCCACGACGGCGGTGCCGACGGCTCGGCGGCAGCGGGTGAGGGCACGGCCGACGGCGGTGCGAACCCGGGCGGTCACGACGGCGGCGCCGACGGCTCGGCCGGAGCCGGTGAGGGAACCGCCGACGGGGGAGCGAACCCGGGCGGCCACGACGGCGGCGCCGACGGCTCGGCCTGA
- a CDS encoding alpha/beta hydrolase: MAARFDSSLLHPELRTKFARSNNPPVVHRWQRALLRGGMRLMPGAKPARGVTVERVAIPGGQVANVFTPSGFGADAPGPALLWIHGGGLVIGSMAQDDARCLDVAAELGIVVVSVEYRLAPEHPYPAPLDDCDAAWAWLHSVAAARRIDSSRVAIGGQSAGGGLAAALVQRIHDRGGVQPVAQWLFCPMLDDRTAADRSLDAVGHFIWNNRSNRAGWGAYLGSAMGGADVPAEAAPARRTDLTGLPPAWIGAGDIELFFAEDRDYAERLAAAGVEVEWAVVPGAPHGFESMAGDTAVARTYVAGARRWLASQLGS, translated from the coding sequence ATGGCGGCCCGATTCGACAGCTCGCTGCTGCATCCCGAACTGCGCACGAAGTTCGCGCGGTCGAACAACCCGCCCGTCGTGCACCGCTGGCAGCGTGCGCTGCTGCGCGGCGGCATGCGCCTGATGCCCGGCGCGAAACCCGCGCGCGGTGTGACGGTCGAGCGGGTGGCGATCCCGGGCGGGCAGGTCGCCAATGTGTTCACCCCGTCGGGCTTCGGTGCGGATGCCCCGGGGCCGGCGCTGCTCTGGATCCACGGCGGCGGGCTCGTGATCGGCTCGATGGCGCAGGACGACGCGCGCTGCCTCGACGTCGCCGCCGAACTCGGCATCGTCGTGGTGTCGGTCGAGTACCGGCTCGCACCCGAGCATCCCTACCCGGCACCCCTCGACGACTGCGATGCCGCGTGGGCGTGGCTGCACTCGGTCGCCGCAGCACGGCGCATCGACTCGTCGCGCGTCGCGATCGGCGGGCAGAGCGCGGGCGGCGGGCTCGCGGCCGCACTCGTGCAGCGCATCCACGACCGCGGCGGCGTGCAGCCCGTGGCGCAGTGGCTGTTCTGCCCGATGCTCGACGACCGCACCGCCGCCGACCGCTCGCTCGATGCGGTCGGGCACTTCATCTGGAACAACCGGTCGAACCGGGCCGGCTGGGGCGCCTACCTCGGCTCGGCGATGGGCGGGGCGGACGTCCCCGCCGAGGCCGCACCGGCGCGGCGCACCGACCTGACCGGCCTGCCCCCGGCGTGGATCGGTGCGGGCGACATCGAGCTGTTCTTCGCGGAGGACCGCGACTACGCCGAGCGGCTCGCGGCGGCCGGGGTCGAGGTCGAGTGGGCCGTCGTGCCAGGCGCCCCGCACGGGTTCGAGTCGATGGCCGGCGACACCGCGGTCGCGCGCACCTACGTCGCGGGCGCGCGGCGCTGGCTCGCCTCGCAGCTCGGGAGCTGA
- a CDS encoding SDR family oxidoreductase, whose amino-acid sequence MAQDVVVIIGVGGMGLAIARRTGSGRRVVLADFNEATLEAAASQLRGEGHDVLTRRVDVSDRTSVAELADAAATAGRVTHVAHTAGLSPVQAPTDAILHVDLLGVAYALDEFARVIAPGGAGVVIASMAGHFAIGTLPAEAEQALAATPTDELLGLPFLAQLPNPGAAYSIAKRANHLRVRAAASGAWAAAGARVNSISPGVISTPMGQEELAGESGAQMRGMIQASATKRLGTPDDIAAAAAFLLDPQQASFITGTDLLVDGGAVAGVRASGMLG is encoded by the coding sequence ATGGCGCAGGACGTCGTCGTCATCATCGGTGTGGGCGGAATGGGCCTCGCGATCGCCCGCCGCACGGGAAGCGGGCGCCGCGTGGTGCTCGCCGACTTCAACGAGGCCACGCTCGAGGCGGCAGCGAGCCAACTCCGCGGCGAGGGCCACGACGTGCTCACCCGGCGCGTCGACGTGAGCGACCGCACCTCGGTCGCCGAGCTCGCCGACGCGGCCGCCACGGCGGGCCGGGTCACGCACGTCGCGCACACGGCCGGGCTGTCGCCCGTGCAGGCGCCGACCGACGCGATCCTGCACGTCGACCTGCTCGGGGTCGCGTACGCGCTCGACGAGTTCGCCCGGGTCATCGCGCCGGGCGGTGCCGGCGTGGTGATCGCCAGCATGGCCGGCCACTTCGCGATCGGCACCCTGCCGGCCGAGGCCGAGCAGGCGCTCGCCGCGACGCCGACCGACGAACTGCTCGGCCTGCCGTTCCTCGCCCAGCTGCCGAACCCCGGCGCCGCCTACAGCATCGCCAAACGCGCCAACCACCTGCGCGTACGTGCGGCCGCCTCAGGGGCGTGGGCCGCGGCGGGCGCACGCGTCAACTCGATCAGCCCCGGCGTGATCTCGACACCGATGGGCCAGGAGGAGCTCGCGGGCGAGTCGGGCGCGCAGATGCGCGGCATGATCCAGGCGTCGGCGACGAAGCGACTCGGAACCCCCGACGACATCGCGGCGGCCGCCGCGTTCCTGCTCGATCCGCAGCAGGCGAGCTTCATCACCGGCACCGATCTGCTCGTCGACGGCGGCGCCGTCGCGGGTGTTCGCGCCTCGGGCATGCTCGGCTGA
- a CDS encoding TetR/AcrR family transcriptional regulator, whose protein sequence is MDDEQRRRGRPRSAEADRAILEAARDLLIADGYEQLTMQAIAERAGVGRQTVYRRWPSKAGIVAEAVMAGLLSPVPSDMAGGADATAPADLRAWLHAAAVGLSDATNLTIVRALAAAAAETDAGAIRLYRAFTEQGRTDLIDLLRTAVARCEVRADADLEAAADAIQGAVLYTALAYRPPKVEHLDSLADLLLAGLAPR, encoded by the coding sequence GTGGACGACGAGCAGCGCCGACGGGGCCGGCCGCGCAGCGCCGAGGCCGACCGGGCCATCCTCGAGGCGGCCCGCGACCTGCTCATCGCCGACGGCTACGAGCAGCTCACGATGCAGGCGATCGCCGAGCGCGCGGGCGTCGGCCGCCAGACCGTCTACCGGCGCTGGCCGTCGAAGGCCGGCATCGTCGCCGAGGCGGTCATGGCCGGGCTGCTCTCGCCGGTTCCGTCCGACATGGCGGGCGGAGCGGATGCCACGGCACCCGCCGACCTGCGCGCCTGGCTGCACGCGGCGGCCGTCGGGCTGTCGGATGCCACGAACCTCACGATCGTGCGCGCCCTCGCCGCCGCGGCCGCCGAGACCGACGCCGGGGCGATCCGCCTCTACCGCGCGTTCACCGAACAGGGCCGCACCGACCTCATCGACCTGCTGCGCACGGCGGTCGCGCGCTGCGAGGTGCGCGCCGACGCCGACCTCGAGGCGGCGGCCGACGCGATCCAGGGCGCCGTGCTCTACACCGCGCTCGCCTACCGGCCGCCGAAGGTCGAGCACCTCGACTCCCTCGCCGACCTCCTGCTCGCCGGCCTCGCGCCGCGGTGA
- a CDS encoding cupin domain-containing protein: MQITDNGPEPNVFDIETATEQNDTYRTVAWSGKYLQVTLMSIPVGESIGLEAHPETDQFVRIEQGQGRAKLGPSKDDLSLQQDVSGGWSVQVPAGTWHDVVNTGDEPLRLYVVYAPVHHAAGQVQQTADEAEHDEETGQDEPPEWAVEPEGGQPDETA; the protein is encoded by the coding sequence ATGCAGATCACCGACAACGGACCCGAGCCGAACGTCTTCGACATCGAGACGGCGACCGAGCAGAACGACACGTACCGCACCGTCGCGTGGAGCGGCAAGTACCTGCAGGTCACGTTGATGTCGATTCCGGTGGGCGAGTCGATCGGGCTCGAGGCGCATCCCGAGACCGACCAGTTCGTGCGCATCGAGCAGGGGCAGGGGCGGGCGAAGCTGGGTCCGTCGAAGGACGACCTGTCCTTGCAGCAGGATGTCTCGGGCGGCTGGAGCGTGCAGGTTCCCGCCGGCACGTGGCACGACGTCGTGAACACGGGCGACGAGCCGCTGCGGCTCTATGTCGTGTACGCACCCGTGCATCACGCGGCCGGCCAGGTGCAGCAGACCGCCGACGAGGCCGAGCACGACGAGGAGACCGGCCAGGACGAGCCGCCCGAATGGGCCGTCGAGCCCGAGGGCGGCCAGCCCGACGAGACGGCGTAG
- a CDS encoding nucleoside hydrolase has translation MSHATDPIPVYLDCDTGIDDAVALAYLIAHPGVRLVGIGTVSGNTTAEQAARNTLGLLAAAGVDEVPVAIGAHDFLQRRFGSVAADVHGGDGVGGVADSLPAPRREVEPGGAVDLLLRLSREHAGALRVLAVGPLTNLALALRADAELPGRVHSVTVMGGAVDAPGNVSLVAEANFRNDPAAAAEALVAPWPVTLVPLDVTMSHTLDEARRQALLHHSGTVPRLLGEMLDIYLGFYVEVYGDRRCALHDPLAAAVASGDIGTAEVRHGVFDVVRDDGPDHGRVIELEDDGSAGRAGAVMSTDAPVAELVVGRILAHDWPSDPVR, from the coding sequence GTGTCTCATGCGACCGATCCGATCCCCGTCTACCTCGACTGCGATACGGGCATCGACGATGCCGTCGCGCTCGCCTACCTGATCGCGCACCCGGGCGTGCGGCTGGTGGGCATCGGCACGGTCTCGGGCAACACGACGGCTGAGCAGGCCGCGCGCAACACGCTCGGGCTGCTGGCGGCTGCGGGCGTCGACGAGGTGCCGGTCGCGATCGGTGCGCACGACTTCCTGCAGCGACGGTTCGGCAGCGTCGCGGCCGACGTGCACGGCGGCGACGGGGTCGGCGGGGTCGCCGATTCGCTGCCGGCGCCGCGCCGCGAGGTCGAGCCGGGCGGCGCCGTCGACCTGCTGCTGCGGCTCAGCCGCGAACACGCAGGCGCGCTGCGGGTGCTCGCCGTCGGCCCGCTCACGAACCTCGCGCTCGCGCTGCGTGCTGATGCGGAGCTGCCGGGCAGGGTGCACTCGGTCACGGTGATGGGCGGTGCGGTGGATGCCCCGGGCAACGTGTCGCTCGTCGCCGAGGCGAACTTCCGCAACGATCCGGCGGCTGCGGCCGAGGCGCTCGTCGCCCCCTGGCCGGTGACGCTCGTGCCGCTCGACGTCACGATGTCGCACACCCTGGACGAGGCCCGACGGCAGGCGTTGCTGCACCACAGCGGCACCGTGCCGCGACTGCTCGGCGAGATGCTCGACATCTATCTCGGCTTCTATGTCGAGGTGTACGGCGATCGTCGCTGCGCGCTGCACGATCCGCTCGCCGCCGCGGTGGCCTCGGGCGATATCGGCACGGCCGAGGTGCGTCACGGCGTGTTCGACGTCGTGCGTGACGACGGCCCCGATCACGGCCGGGTGATCGAGCTCGAGGACGACGGCTCGGCCGGGCGCGCGGGCGCGGTCATGTCGACGGATGCCCCGGTCGCCGAGCTCGTGGTCGGCAGGATCCTCGCGCACGACTGGCCGAGTGACCCCGTGCGGTGA